The following coding sequences lie in one Dehalobacter sp. 12DCB1 genomic window:
- a CDS encoding amidohydrolase, giving the protein MAENERITAISGLVAEKKEEIIDLRRTFHRYPELSFQEYRTADMIFDRLHGVPGIEVSRPTETSILAAIKGSMPGKIVALRGDLDALPILEENDVPYRSQNIGTMHACGHDGHAAMLVGAAKVLAELKSGMKGEIRCIFQHAEEKHPGGAKDLVKLGLLNGVDAILTLHLFTSLPVGKIGLATGPLMAAPDNFTISIFGKGGHAAMPEDTIDPVLVSAQVVTALQNIVSRQISALKSVVLSITNIQGGSAFNVIPERVDLKGTVRTFDRDTRLEIPKRMENIIKGVCIAYGAKYTFDYELGYDPVVNSSSVAGKVTEILKEEFGAKALIKASPVMWGEDFSAYLHRLPGMLIFIGAGNKKKGIIHPHHHPCFNIDEEALSIGTRVLACSALGLLDRM; this is encoded by the coding sequence ATGGCAGAAAATGAACGAATAACGGCCATTAGTGGACTTGTTGCCGAGAAAAAAGAAGAAATTATCGATCTGAGAAGGACCTTTCATCGCTATCCTGAATTGTCTTTTCAGGAGTATCGTACAGCAGATATGATCTTCGACAGATTGCATGGAGTCCCAGGCATTGAGGTATCAAGACCGACAGAGACCAGTATTCTGGCCGCCATAAAGGGCAGTATGCCGGGAAAAATTGTGGCGCTCAGGGGTGATCTTGATGCGCTGCCGATCCTGGAAGAAAACGATGTACCTTACCGGTCCCAAAATATCGGGACGATGCATGCTTGTGGGCATGACGGCCATGCGGCCATGCTGGTTGGAGCTGCAAAAGTCCTTGCGGAACTAAAATCCGGGATGAAAGGAGAAATCCGCTGCATCTTTCAGCATGCTGAAGAAAAACATCCCGGCGGGGCCAAGGATCTTGTTAAACTAGGCCTCCTGAACGGGGTCGATGCGATTCTTACACTTCATCTCTTTACATCTTTGCCTGTTGGAAAAATCGGCTTAGCCACGGGCCCTTTAATGGCTGCCCCGGATAACTTTACAATATCAATATTTGGCAAAGGAGGCCATGCCGCGATGCCTGAGGATACCATCGATCCGGTATTGGTCAGTGCGCAGGTCGTTACCGCCCTGCAAAATATCGTATCCCGCCAAATCAGCGCTCTGAAATCCGTCGTCCTGTCTATTACCAATATTCAAGGCGGTTCGGCTTTTAATGTCATACCTGAGCGGGTAGACCTGAAAGGAACCGTCAGGACATTTGACCGGGACACCCGTCTGGAAATCCCGAAACGGATGGAAAATATCATCAAAGGGGTCTGTATTGCTTATGGCGCAAAATACACTTTCGATTACGAGCTCGGTTATGATCCTGTTGTTAACAGCAGTTCCGTTGCCGGCAAAGTAACGGAAATACTGAAAGAAGAATTCGGAGCAAAAGCATTGATTAAAGCCAGTCCGGTGATGTGGGGCGAGGACTTTTCCGCTTATCTTCATCGCTTACCGGGTATGCTGATATTTATCGGGGCAGGGAATAAGAAGAAAGGAATCATTCATCCGCACCATCATCCATGTTTTAATATTGATGAAGAAGCGCTTAGCATAGGAACCCGGGTTCTGGCATGCTCGGCGCTCGGACTGTTGGATAGGATGTAA
- a CDS encoding alpha/beta-type small acid-soluble spore protein, with the protein MAGERNSNNPAVQGSGKGLEQLKYEIANEMGATLGGDRTSRENGSVGGNMTKRMVQFAEQQLKSGQRI; encoded by the coding sequence ATGGCTGGTGAAAGAAATTCAAACAATCCTGCCGTTCAAGGTTCAGGAAAAGGACTGGAACAACTGAAATACGAGATCGCCAATGAAATGGGTGCTACCTTGGGTGGGGACCGCACTTCCCGTGAAAACGGATCCGTCGGTGGCAATATGACCAAACGCATGGTACAATTTGCTGAGCAGCAGCTGAAAAGCGGACAGAGAATCTAA
- a CDS encoding reductive dehalogenase → MSKFPEEKQQEQGFRMNRRKFLKAGAASALAVGIVGAIGVLPSEAMASQTGSQNGAKSKLHPNVDYGGATVRFVENNDQWLGTSKIVGSIKNTHAADAGFNYAIRGKLTPEAQKESFHYHFVGKHPFNAALMGFVGVIAPDAMCGGKPAPEKLPIPDPEQMSQHIKDCAYYLRADEVGIGKMPAYAYYSYRSPSQDDLFKNGDDLSKSIPVTERMPYVITFMVDQHLETMLGSTGYDGISAGQSFRSYHASGVIAVILASYIRNLGYNARANHISNYEAVMGPCLIASGLGELSRTGDCVAHPRLGFRHKCAAVTTDLPLVPDNPIDFGLQDFCRVCKKCADNCPGGAITFDDDPVEHNGYLRWNTDSLKCTIFRSTNKEGSSCGRCMKVCPWDSKEQSWFHEAGTWIGSKGETSSRLLKTIDDMFGYGTEQIEKYKWWLEWPERY, encoded by the coding sequence ATGTCAAAATTTCCAGAAGAAAAACAGCAGGAACAAGGATTCCGGATGAACCGACGTAAATTTTTGAAAGCAGGGGCTGCTTCTGCACTGGCAGTAGGGATTGTTGGCGCAATCGGAGTTTTGCCGTCAGAAGCTATGGCAAGCCAGACAGGTTCTCAAAACGGAGCCAAATCCAAGCTGCATCCCAATGTAGATTATGGTGGTGCCACCGTCCGGTTCGTTGAGAATAATGATCAATGGCTAGGAACTTCAAAGATCGTCGGTTCTATTAAAAACACCCATGCAGCGGACGCAGGATTCAATTATGCTATTCGTGGTAAACTGACCCCCGAAGCTCAAAAAGAATCCTTCCACTATCACTTTGTTGGTAAGCATCCTTTTAATGCTGCTCTTATGGGATTTGTCGGTGTTATCGCTCCAGACGCAATGTGCGGCGGAAAACCGGCTCCTGAAAAGCTTCCAATTCCTGATCCTGAACAAATGTCCCAGCACATTAAGGATTGCGCGTATTATTTACGCGCTGACGAAGTTGGAATCGGCAAGATGCCCGCTTATGCTTATTATAGTTACAGGTCCCCTTCGCAGGATGATTTGTTTAAGAATGGGGATGATTTGTCTAAGTCAATTCCGGTCACGGAGAGGATGCCTTATGTCATTACGTTTATGGTTGATCAGCACTTGGAAACGATGTTGGGTTCGACCGGATATGATGGTATCAGTGCCGGTCAATCCTTCCGTTCATACCATGCCTCCGGTGTTATTGCTGTCATCTTAGCGAGTTATATTCGTAACCTGGGTTATAATGCCAGGGCAAATCATATTTCCAACTATGAAGCAGTCATGGGTCCCTGCCTGATAGCGTCGGGATTGGGCGAGTTATCCAGAACAGGAGACTGCGTAGCTCATCCCCGTCTGGGATTCCGCCATAAGTGTGCAGCTGTAACCACGGATTTGCCGCTCGTTCCCGATAATCCCATTGATTTTGGCTTGCAGGATTTTTGCCGGGTGTGCAAAAAATGCGCGGATAACTGTCCAGGGGGCGCTATTACATTTGATGATGATCCAGTCGAGCACAATGGATACTTGCGATGGAACACTGACTCTCTAAAATGCACCATATTCCGGTCAACGAACAAAGAAGGTTCTTCCTGCGGCAGGTGTATGAAAGTATGTCCTTGGGATTCAAAAGAACAATCTTGGTTCCATGAAGCAGGTACTTGGATCGGCAGTAAAGGCGAGACCTCATCCAGATTGCTTAAGACAATTGATGATATGTTCGGCTATGGTACGGAACAGATCGAAAAATACAAATGGTGGCTGGAATGGCCCGAGAGGTATTAG
- a CDS encoding dehalogenase, with protein MLNVVLIFVVGMLFLAGILALRPYANKADKKKTVLNWFLYSVWFLITCIGLSFIVLNAQIGHVKATSTGIFLFFGLSIVIGIILARLVGLIGLGKKQKSSNLTS; from the coding sequence GTGTTGAATGTAGTTCTCATTTTTGTTGTTGGAATGCTCTTTTTAGCAGGTATTTTAGCCCTGAGACCTTACGCAAACAAGGCGGACAAAAAGAAAACTGTGCTTAATTGGTTTCTGTATTCGGTATGGTTTCTGATTACTTGTATCGGGTTATCTTTCATTGTGCTTAATGCTCAGATTGGTCATGTCAAAGCTACGAGTACCGGAATCTTTCTCTTTTTTGGGCTATCTATCGTCATCGGAATCATATTAGCAAGATTAGTGGGATTAATAGGTTTAGGTAAGAAACAGAAAAGTTCTAATTTGACGAGTTAA
- a CDS encoding glutamine--tRNA ligase/YqeY domain fusion protein, with translation MNTSNTSNSSYSSSNFIQNIIREDLKLNKNNGRVHTRFPPEPNGYLHIGHAKSICLNFGTALEFNGCCNLRFDDTNPSKEETEFVESIQEDVQWLGFSWQDRMYYASDYFEKLYAFAIKLIEKDKAFVCDLSAEEIREYRGTLTQPGEDSPYRTRSVEENLDLFQRMRAGEFPNGAKVLRAKIDMGSPNLNMRDPVIYRIMHASHHRTGNAWCIYPMYDFAHPLSDALEHITHSICTMEFEDHRPLYDWLTEQLIEGDRPRQYEFARLDLTNTVMSKRKLRQLVEGGYVQGWDDPRMPTISGLRRRGYTPEAIRDFCDRIGVAKANSIVDVALLEHCLREDLNSKAKRVMAVLDPIKVILINYPENQEEFLEAENNPEDPEAGTRLIPFSRTIYIEREDFMEEPPKKFFRLSPGNEVRLKHAYIIKCERVLKDEDGQISEIHCTYDPDTKSGGSASSRKVKGTLHWVSAAHAENAEIRLYDYLIRDDQYTEDDSAESDDFLARINPDSLRILKQCKIEPGLKEADPGSKYQFLRQGYFCADLKDHSNDHPVFNQIVGLRDSWAKINK, from the coding sequence ATTAATACATCAAATACATCAAATTCTTCTTATTCATCATCCAATTTCATTCAAAATATTATCCGGGAAGATTTAAAGCTGAATAAAAACAACGGCAGGGTACATACACGTTTTCCTCCTGAACCTAACGGCTATCTTCATATCGGGCACGCCAAATCCATCTGTTTGAATTTCGGCACGGCGCTGGAATTTAACGGATGCTGCAATCTTAGGTTTGACGATACCAACCCGAGCAAAGAGGAAACCGAATTTGTCGAATCGATTCAGGAAGACGTCCAATGGCTGGGATTTTCCTGGCAAGACAGGATGTACTATGCTTCCGATTATTTTGAAAAGCTGTATGCATTTGCTATAAAGCTGATTGAAAAAGACAAGGCGTTTGTCTGTGATCTGTCGGCAGAGGAAATACGGGAATATCGTGGGACGCTGACCCAGCCCGGAGAGGACAGCCCTTACCGTACCCGTTCTGTCGAAGAAAATCTTGACCTGTTCCAAAGAATGAGAGCCGGAGAATTCCCGAACGGTGCGAAAGTGCTCAGAGCAAAAATAGATATGGGTTCTCCGAATTTAAATATGCGTGATCCGGTGATTTACCGCATCATGCATGCGTCGCATCATCGGACCGGAAATGCCTGGTGTATTTACCCAATGTATGACTTTGCGCATCCTTTATCGGACGCGCTGGAACATATTACCCATTCGATTTGCACGATGGAGTTTGAAGACCACCGGCCGCTCTACGATTGGCTGACGGAACAGCTGATCGAAGGGGACAGGCCCAGACAATATGAATTTGCCCGTTTGGATCTGACGAATACGGTCATGAGCAAAAGAAAGCTTCGCCAATTAGTTGAAGGCGGTTATGTTCAGGGGTGGGATGATCCGCGGATGCCTACGATTTCCGGTTTAAGGCGCAGAGGCTATACACCGGAAGCGATCAGGGATTTCTGTGACCGTATCGGCGTAGCCAAAGCCAATAGCATCGTCGATGTCGCTTTACTAGAACATTGCTTGCGTGAAGATCTGAACAGCAAAGCCAAGCGGGTGATGGCCGTTTTGGATCCGATCAAGGTCATCCTGATCAACTATCCGGAAAATCAAGAAGAATTCCTGGAAGCGGAGAATAATCCGGAGGATCCGGAGGCAGGGACCAGGCTGATCCCGTTTTCGCGCACAATTTATATTGAACGCGAAGACTTTATGGAGGAGCCGCCCAAAAAATTCTTCCGTCTTTCTCCAGGTAATGAAGTCCGGCTAAAACATGCCTATATAATCAAATGTGAAAGAGTCCTGAAAGATGAAGATGGCCAAATCTCTGAAATCCATTGCACGTACGATCCGGATACCAAAAGCGGAGGTTCGGCCAGCTCAAGAAAGGTGAAGGGGACGCTTCACTGGGTCTCCGCGGCCCATGCTGAAAACGCTGAGATACGCTTGTATGACTATTTGATCAGGGATGACCAGTATACGGAAGATGATTCGGCAGAGAGTGACGACTTCCTTGCCAGAATCAATCCCGATTCCCTGCGAATTCTGAAACAATGCAAAATTGAACCGGGTTTAAAAGAAGCTGATCCGGGCAGCAAATATCAATTCTTGAGACAGGGTTATTTCTGCGCTGACTTGAAAGACCATTCCAATGATCATCCGGTCTTTAACCAAATCGTCGGATTGCGGGACAGCTGGGCAAAGATTAATAAATAA
- a CDS encoding P-II family nitrogen regulator: MKKIECIIRPAKLENVKEALGKFGIKGMTVTNVIGCGLQQGKTEVYRGNAYTINLLPKYKIEIVVPDESVAKVIEIITDTARTGEIGDGKIFVYDVLNAVRIRTGESGEKAV; the protein is encoded by the coding sequence ATGAAAAAAATTGAGTGTATTATTCGGCCAGCTAAATTGGAAAACGTGAAAGAAGCCCTCGGCAAATTTGGGATCAAAGGAATGACGGTCACCAACGTCATCGGCTGCGGACTTCAACAGGGAAAAACAGAAGTATACCGTGGAAATGCCTATACCATCAATCTATTGCCTAAATACAAAATCGAGATTGTTGTCCCGGATGAATCCGTGGCCAAAGTCATCGAAATCATCACCGATACTGCCAGAACCGGAGAAATCGGTGACGGAAAAATCTTCGTCTATGATGTACTGAATGCCGTGCGGATCAGAACAGGAGAATCGGGAGAAAAAGCCGTCTAA
- a CDS encoding chromate transporter, giving the protein MATDLWNLFIAFFRASNLSFGGGPAMIPLIQAETVDNYHWLTNAQFADAIALANTLPGPLGTKVAAYLGYQVASWPGAIVALLATILPTVLVLIVLGGILKKHADSSNLKAALTGVRPVVTALLIIVAYEMAVDAFQIQVPLDYATVLIAVVSAAALYYIKIHPVLLIVLSMVIGYLIY; this is encoded by the coding sequence ATGGCAACCGATTTGTGGAATTTGTTTATCGCTTTTTTTCGGGCAAGCAACTTGTCCTTTGGCGGCGGGCCGGCGATGATTCCGCTGATTCAGGCGGAGACCGTCGATAATTATCACTGGCTGACCAATGCTCAGTTTGCTGATGCCATTGCCTTGGCAAATACGCTTCCCGGGCCGCTTGGAACCAAAGTAGCGGCTTATCTGGGCTATCAAGTTGCTTCCTGGCCGGGAGCGATTGTCGCCTTACTGGCAACCATTCTGCCTACGGTGCTGGTCTTGATAGTCTTAGGCGGTATCTTAAAAAAACATGCGGATTCCAGTAATTTGAAGGCTGCACTGACCGGAGTGAGGCCTGTTGTTACCGCTTTGCTGATCATCGTAGCTTATGAGATGGCGGTTGATGCTTTCCAGATCCAAGTACCTCTGGATTATGCCACTGTACTGATCGCAGTCGTATCCGCAGCAGCGCTGTATTATATTAAAATTCATCCGGTATTGCTGATTGTCCTGTCGATGGTTATCGGTTACCTGATTTATTGA
- a CDS encoding ADP-ribosylglycohydrolase family protein: MADLVSRARGAMFGVAAGDALGATLEFMSREEIVHTYGRHRDMTGGGFWRLAPGEITDDTEMTLAAAKGILEDPADPVKAVARNFREWARQEPKCIGNICRMVLQEGIRTETDNEQEWLQIAENAHRLSGGKSGGNGSLMRTVPVVIAYYNNLAKMMDMAARLSALTHYDPLAGACVVFYCKIVRELLLGEDLRIVLEKAQTDAPFALKMNLSTDQMKTNGYVVHTLETALNCVFQTNSLEEALVMAVNLGGDADTIGAVTGGMAGACYGIENIPSRWLEKLSRRDELLVLTDRLLAIDRGPKIGI, from the coding sequence ATGGCAGATCTTGTTTCCAGGGCAAGGGGAGCGATGTTCGGGGTGGCAGCCGGGGATGCGCTTGGGGCAACCCTTGAATTTATGAGCCGCGAAGAAATTGTTCATACCTATGGCCGACACCGGGATATGACCGGCGGGGGATTCTGGAGATTGGCGCCCGGAGAAATTACCGATGATACAGAAATGACCCTTGCGGCAGCCAAGGGGATTCTTGAAGACCCCGCAGACCCGGTAAAGGCTGTTGCCCGGAATTTCCGGGAATGGGCCCGGCAGGAGCCCAAATGTATCGGAAATATCTGCCGGATGGTTCTGCAGGAAGGAATCCGGACAGAAACGGATAATGAACAGGAATGGCTGCAAATCGCTGAGAACGCCCATCGACTCAGCGGCGGGAAAAGCGGCGGCAATGGTTCGCTGATGAGAACGGTCCCGGTGGTCATTGCCTATTATAATAACCTGGCGAAAATGATGGATATGGCGGCAAGATTATCGGCTCTGACTCATTATGATCCACTGGCAGGAGCTTGTGTGGTTTTTTATTGTAAAATTGTCAGGGAATTGCTTTTAGGAGAAGATCTCCGCATTGTGCTGGAAAAGGCCCAGACGGATGCTCCATTTGCGCTGAAAATGAACTTAAGTACGGATCAAATGAAAACAAACGGTTACGTTGTCCATACATTGGAAACGGCCTTAAACTGTGTCTTTCAGACTAATTCTCTGGAAGAAGCGCTGGTAATGGCCGTAAACCTCGGAGGAGACGCGGATACGATCGGCGCAGTAACCGGCGGGATGGCCGGAGCCTGCTACGGCATAGAGAATATACCGTCCAGGTGGCTGGAGAAGCTCTCGCGAAGAGATGAACTCTTAGTGCTGACGGACAGGCTGCTTGCTATTGACAGGGGGCCGAAAATAGGTATTTGA
- a CDS encoding type II CAAX endopeptidase family protein, translating into MEISKKMLGLNILLSQAILIVIALGLWVILRLFDRKIVLAEMFTIDSLSKAFIALIIGCAVLIALQFLFLKYVPKERLFDEINLILMEKFSLTELLPLFFLGAFSEEFLFRGMIQPVLGLCLTAVVFTLIHYRYWRQVFILVEVFLMGILLGVVYAVSLTLWVPVLCHFIVNMTTAFWIKKGTFELI; encoded by the coding sequence ATGGAAATATCTAAAAAGATGCTGGGTTTGAATATCCTGTTATCGCAGGCGATTCTGATTGTGATTGCCCTGGGCCTGTGGGTAATACTAAGATTATTTGACAGAAAAATTGTGTTGGCGGAAATGTTCACAATCGATAGCTTGAGTAAAGCCTTTATTGCGTTAATTATCGGCTGCGCCGTCCTGATTGCGCTTCAATTTCTTTTCTTAAAATATGTACCGAAGGAAAGACTGTTTGATGAGATTAATCTTATCCTGATGGAGAAATTCTCACTAACGGAGCTTTTACCACTATTTTTTCTCGGTGCTTTCAGTGAGGAATTCCTGTTCAGAGGCATGATTCAGCCGGTTTTAGGGTTATGCCTGACGGCTGTTGTCTTTACGCTGATTCACTACAGATACTGGCGCCAAGTTTTCATTCTTGTGGAAGTGTTCCTGATGGGAATCCTTCTTGGCGTTGTCTATGCCGTTTCTTTAACACTCTGGGTCCCCGTATTATGTCATTTTATCGTCAATATGACAACGGCTTTTTGGATCAAAAAGGGCACTTTTGAATTGATTTGA
- a CDS encoding chromate transporter, giving the protein MKALWDLFIAFFRASNFSFGGGPAMIPIIQNETVHKYQWLTSEDFTNYVAISNSLPAPIATKLAGMIGYRVKGWSGALAAIIGAVLPTAFIMILLGHLLINYADSPALQAMLKGVRPVVVVLLAQSALQMGQSACKDKVTWFMGIAAFAVMLIWPGLNPAFLVVVSMILGIFIFKKKLESENFSK; this is encoded by the coding sequence ATGAAAGCGCTTTGGGATTTATTTATTGCTTTTTTCAGAGCCAGCAATTTTAGTTTCGGCGGCGGACCGGCTATGATCCCGATTATCCAGAATGAAACGGTGCATAAATATCAGTGGCTCACCAGTGAAGATTTTACAAACTACGTGGCGATATCGAATTCTTTGCCGGCGCCGATTGCGACGAAATTGGCCGGAATGATCGGGTACCGCGTCAAGGGCTGGAGCGGGGCACTGGCCGCAATCATTGGCGCTGTTTTGCCGACGGCGTTTATCATGATACTTTTGGGTCACCTGCTGATTAACTATGCTGACTCACCTGCACTGCAGGCAATGCTGAAAGGGGTCAGACCTGTCGTTGTGGTGCTTTTGGCTCAGTCAGCGCTGCAGATGGGGCAGAGCGCTTGTAAGGATAAAGTTACCTGGTTCATGGGGATCGCAGCTTTTGCCGTTATGCTGATTTGGCCCGGACTAAATCCGGCATTTTTGGTTGTCGTTTCTATGATTCTGGGGATATTTATTTTTAAGAAAAAACTTGAATCAGAAAATTTTTCTAAATAA
- a CDS encoding sigma-70 family RNA polymerase sigma factor, whose protein sequence is MNQAEASFDEIYEELFPFVYRFVCLRIPSSEIEDVTSEIMAKVWRSLAGFEGRSSLKCWALKIASNYIADFYRARKQVNMIPITEEIQDANNSRDYGEDLGTVLSVSNTLSQLTEPQVAVIQLRLIDGFSASETASILGTTQQAVDSLLYRAKKSFRTAYQAELAGGEC, encoded by the coding sequence ATGAATCAAGCAGAGGCCTCATTTGATGAAATATATGAGGAACTATTCCCGTTTGTTTACAGGTTTGTCTGTCTGAGAATTCCTTCATCGGAAATTGAAGATGTTACTTCTGAAATCATGGCCAAGGTCTGGCGATCACTGGCCGGCTTTGAAGGGAGAAGCTCTTTGAAATGCTGGGCGTTAAAAATTGCTTCGAATTATATCGCGGATTTTTATCGGGCCAGGAAACAGGTTAACATGATTCCGATTACGGAAGAAATCCAGGATGCAAATAACAGCAGAGATTATGGGGAGGATCTGGGCACTGTCCTTTCGGTAAGCAATACCCTTTCCCAGTTGACGGAACCGCAGGTCGCTGTGATTCAATTACGGCTGATCGATGGATTCAGCGCATCCGAAACGGCGTCCATTCTCGGTACCACGCAACAGGCGGTAGACAGCCTGCTCTACCGGGCCAAAAAAAGTTTCCGGACAGCCTATCAGGCGGAACTGGCTGGAGGTGAATGCTGA
- a CDS encoding DUF4349 domain-containing protein has product MSEDKMTAMWEEDGDLMRLKKFFGYVCQGDGIKERIKDKTVEKILESVKNQPLENVMFVAAEASTEINNETNKEASTEKSTQVQQAASKANRFGTLAARIRNKLLYGNKKAFVLIGCAAVIVLAVGLGVSGTLTGVDLQKQVSSLQTATDSTRNDRANGFAASPDAGVIDESTEGGAADAGFTGSPSSTEPAAAQKKSLENSVPSGYAEYDFARQKTIYMLDISLKADDVKVASKALEEKVKTLGGYVAESTRSNYDNGLTAFLSLRIPAEQFETFKNSIPQFGTVVNEHQNTEDVSMTYFDTETRLRSWEAQEKRYLEILEKANSVEDILKIENSLAAVRQEIESLKGQLKYYDNRVEYSQVTINIEQARNDLTVNNPWQPISLKNTLIAVKNALIKTVSFLWNALNYVLVFIGYALPVLAVLLLIWLVCRIIRKRRMLSEKSFRRNKEDEE; this is encoded by the coding sequence ATGTCTGAAGACAAAATGACAGCCATGTGGGAAGAAGATGGTGATCTTATGCGTCTTAAGAAGTTTTTTGGTTACGTCTGTCAGGGCGATGGCATTAAGGAGCGAATCAAAGACAAAACCGTGGAAAAAATTTTGGAATCTGTTAAAAATCAGCCGCTGGAAAACGTGATGTTTGTAGCTGCTGAAGCAAGCACGGAAATCAATAATGAAACCAATAAGGAAGCCAGCACCGAAAAGAGTACTCAGGTTCAGCAAGCAGCTTCAAAGGCGAACAGATTTGGAACGTTGGCAGCCCGGATAAGAAACAAACTTCTCTATGGCAATAAAAAAGCGTTTGTGTTGATCGGCTGTGCCGCTGTTATCGTTCTGGCCGTTGGTCTTGGTGTGAGTGGGACCCTGACGGGGGTTGATTTACAGAAGCAGGTCAGTTCACTGCAAACGGCAACAGATAGTACCAGAAATGATAGGGCGAACGGATTTGCAGCGAGCCCTGATGCCGGTGTTATAGATGAATCTACCGAAGGTGGAGCGGCTGATGCCGGATTTACTGGCTCTCCCTCATCAACTGAGCCTGCTGCTGCTCAGAAAAAAAGTTTGGAGAATTCAGTTCCGAGTGGATATGCAGAATATGATTTTGCCCGGCAGAAAACCATTTATATGCTCGACATTTCCTTGAAGGCAGATGATGTCAAAGTTGCGTCAAAGGCACTTGAGGAGAAAGTTAAGACTCTCGGCGGGTACGTCGCCGAATCGACCCGGAGTAATTATGACAATGGTTTGACGGCTTTTCTCTCTTTAAGAATACCTGCCGAACAATTCGAGACGTTTAAAAACAGTATTCCCCAGTTCGGCACTGTCGTCAACGAACACCAGAATACCGAAGATGTATCGATGACTTATTTTGATACAGAAACCCGTTTAAGATCCTGGGAGGCTCAGGAAAAACGGTATTTGGAAATTCTCGAAAAAGCGAATTCCGTTGAGGACATTCTAAAAATTGAAAACTCCCTGGCCGCTGTCCGTCAAGAGATCGAAAGCCTGAAAGGGCAGCTTAAATACTATGATAACCGGGTGGAATACTCCCAGGTCACCATCAATATTGAGCAGGCCCGGAACGACCTGACGGTCAATAATCCCTGGCAGCCGATATCGCTGAAGAATACCTTGATTGCCGTGAAGAATGCTTTGATCAAGACCGTAAGCTTCCTCTGGAATGCGCTTAACTATGTGCTGGTCTTCATCGGCTATGCGCTGCCGGTATTGGCGGTTCTGCTGCTGATCTGGCTGGTCTGCCGGATCATTAGAAAACGCAGGATGCTTTCGGAGAAAAGCTTTAGACGAAATAAGGAAGATGAAGAATAA